The window GCGTAATCTTTCACAGGGTCATCGCAGGCTTCATGATTCAGGGCGGCGACCCCACTGGAACAGGAAGAGGCGGCCCCGGCTACACAATAAGAGACGAGTTCCACCCAGACCTAAAACACAACGCAAAAGGCATCCTCTCAATGGCGAACGCCGGCCCCAACACCGGAGGCAGCCAATTCTTCATCACACTAGCACCGCAACCACACCTCGACAGACGACACGCAGTCTTCGGAAAACTAATCAAAGGCGAAAACGTACTAGATGCCATCGGAAACACCCCCACCGGCATAAACGATAAACCAGTCAAAGACGTAAAAATAACCAAAGTCACAATCAAGTAAACAAAACTAAGGCTTCAAAATAACGTGGCCCAGATAGATGAACACAGCGGCTCAGGAAATAGTGATTAGTGTAATGACAGAACCAAGAACACCCTTGAACGGAAAAATCTGCCTAGTGACGGGCGCCACCAACGGAATCGGTGAAGTGGCTGCCAGAGAACTAGCAAAGCAAGGCGCTAAAGTAATCATCGTTGGGCGTAGCCAGAAAAGATGTCTTGACACCGCCACTCGAATCAAAGAAGCAACCGGCAACCAGCAGGTAGAATACCTTGTGGCTGATTTGTCGGTTCAAAAAGAGGTGCGCCAACTAGCTGAGGAGTTCAAGAGCCGATATAAGCGGCTAGACATCCTAATCAACAACGCTGGAGCAATCTTCAACAAACGACAGGAAACTGCAGACGGACTTGAAATGACCTTTGCTCTAAACCACATGAGCTACTTCCTAATAACTAACCTACTGCTTGACACAATCAGAGCCAGCGCTCCCTCCCGCATCATCAACACCTCTTCAGCTGGGCACCAAGGCGCCAAGATCGACTTCGACGACCTGCAGGGAAAGAAAAAATACGGTTTAATGAGAGCATACGGACAGTCCAAACTCGCCAACATCCTCTTCACATATGAGTTGGCGCGTCAACTAGACGGATCCGGAGTTTCAGTAAACGCGTTACACCCCGGCTTCGTAAAATCAGGTTTTGGAAAAAACATGAGCGGCATAGTCGGCTTCTTCA is drawn from Nitrososphaerota archaeon and contains these coding sequences:
- a CDS encoding peptidylprolyl isomerase; protein product: MTGNRVAVIETNMGAMEIELFEDKAPVTTKNFIDLAKKGFYNGVIFHRVIAGFMIQGGDPTGTGRGGPGYTIRDEFHPDLKHNAKGILSMANAGPNTGGSQFFITLAPQPHLDRRHAVFGKLIKGENVLDAIGNTPTGINDKPVKDVKITKVTIK
- a CDS encoding SDR family oxidoreductase, whose translation is MTEPRTPLNGKICLVTGATNGIGEVAARELAKQGAKVIIVGRSQKRCLDTATRIKEATGNQQVEYLVADLSVQKEVRQLAEEFKSRYKRLDILINNAGAIFNKRQETADGLEMTFALNHMSYFLITNLLLDTIRASAPSRIINTSSAGHQGAKIDFDDLQGKKKYGLMRAYGQSKLANILFTYELARQLDGSGVSVNALHPGFVKSGFGKNMSGIVGFFTGIIYLFGISPEKGAKTIVYLATSNEVENITGKYFVKQKAVPSSKESYDRDAAKRLWDISAQLAGL